In Stanieria sp. NIES-3757, the DNA window TCCAGTTATTTATTCAATTCAAGAAGAATTTCCTGTTGGTGGTAGTAAGATTGTTCGCCAATCTGACCGCGATCGCGTGACTATCATTGGTGCTGGAATAACTCTTCATGAAGCTTTAAAAGCTTACGAACAACTTCAAGAAGAAGGTATTACCGCTAGAGTGATTGATGCCTATTCGGTTAAACCTATTGATGTGGAAACCATTCATCAGGCAGCTAAAGACACCGATGGTAACCTAATTGTAGTCGAAGACCATTGGGCAGAAGGGGGATTGGGGGCAGCCGTACTCGATGCTTTTGCAGGAAACAAAACTAAAGCGAAGTATCAAGGACCGCTTTTAAATCTAATTAAACTAGCTGTAAGAGAAATGCCTGGTTCTGGTTCGCCAGAGGAATTGTTACACGCAGCTAAAATTGATGCTGTTGCCATTGTTGACGCAGCGCGCTCGCTCGTTGAATCTCAGGTATTTGCTAGTCACAACTAATTTAACGGGTCAAAAATCATGACTAAAAATGCACTTGTCGAAATAGATAACTATGGACAAAGTATTTGGATGGACTATCTCAATCGTATTGCGATCGCGTCTGGCGAACTAGAACAGATGATCGTTAATTATCGATTGCGGGGTATTACTTCCAATCCTTCTATTTTTGAACAAGCAATTGTTGGTAATCAGGTTTATGATGCGGATATCGAAGCAGGGATTAAAGCAGGTAAATCTGTCAAAGATATTTATGAATCACTGATTTTTGAAGATATTCGTAATGCTTGCGATCTTTTGCGTCCTATTTACGAAGAATCTGGGGGACAAAATGGCTATGTTAGTATTGAAGTCTCGCCTCACTTAGCACGAGATACCGCAGGTACGATTGAAGAGGCATTGCAATTTTATCACGCGATCGCTCGTGAGAACGTAATGATCAAAATTCCTGGAACTCCTGAAGGTTTTCCTGCCGTAGAACGAATTATCGGTCAAGGAATTAATGTTAATATTACGTTGCTGTTTTCTGTGCAAAGCTATGAAGATGCAGCCTGGGCTTACATTCGTGGGTTAGAAGAGCGAGTAGCCAAACATCAACCGATTGATAAACTTGCTTCGGTAGCTAGTTTTTTCCTCAGTCGAATTGACAGTAAAATTGACAATCTAATTGATGAAAGACTGAAAAACATTGGTACTGAAGATTTAAGTGAAGCAGCCCGTTTGGAGCAAATTAAAGGGAAAGTAGCGATCGCAAATGCTAAAATTGCCTATCAAAAATTTAAGGAAATTATCAGTAGCGATTGTTGGCAAGCTTTGCAACAAAAAGGAGCAAATGTACAGCGACTTTTATGGGCAAGCACTAGCACCAAAAATCCTCATTACAGTGATGTCATGTATGTCGAGCAGTTAATTGCTCCCAATACAGTCAATACTATGCCCCTCGCTACGATTGAAGCTTGTGCAGATCATTGTCATCCTGTTCCTAATCAAATTGAAACCAATCTTGAAGAAGCTTATCACTTGATCGAAAGTCTTAAAGACCCCGATCTTAACATTGACTTAGATCACGTAATGAGTGAACTCCTTGAAGAAGGAATTGATAAATTTGTTCAGCCTTACGATTCTGTACTGGAATCTTTAGAAGAGAAAGTCAAACAACTATCTCCAGTTTAGTTTTTGAATCAAAAAACAGATTAAATCAAGGTATCTATCTTAAGAATGACGAATAGCTCCTTCAAGAATAGATAGGCTATTAAAAACAGAAATTGAGTTTTTGCTTGAGCTAATCTCTAGATGGCACTAACTTGAGTTTGCCAGTTCACCAATTTAAACTCAATAACCAGCACTTACGCAAAGTCATCAATTGTAAGTTGGGTCATGTCTACCCACTCGGAATATATAACTGTGATTAAAATCGAGTACGATCAATTTGCGTAAGTCCGATCCACTTTTAACTTACTACCAAAAACTCAATTGCTTACTGCTCCAAGTAAGGTGTAATGTCTCTTCAGGATTAAATTAGCTTTTTAAATAACTAGCAATCTAATAGATGCAATTAGCTAAAACAGCATGATTGAGAAATTAAACCCGCTTTATGTAAAGCAACGGAGGAACAAATGGTTCAACAAATGCCAGGAAAATCCAACACAGGTACAGCGAATGAAGAGTACAACTTGATTAGCGTTCTCTATCACGCACTACAAAGTGCTTCTGTATGCGATACCTATATGCAAGATGCTGAACAAGCTGGCGATCGCGAGTTAACCGAGTTCTTTCAACAACTTAAAGAGCAAAATCGCGAACAAGCAGAAAGAGCTAAACAGCTTATGGCACAAAGGATAGGAAGATAGTACTCAGTCAGAGCTATTTTGAATTTAGGCGCAGTTGAGTTGGCAATGAAAATTGTTTGCTTATTTTACTGCGCCCAGGTACTCGCTCATCATACTAATTTGATTTAATTATGAGATAGATTGAATCCAAACAAGTAATAAGTAATAAGTAATAGGTAATAGGTAATAACTGACCTCTGCTCGCCGAAGACTCAACGCTTTGAAAAGTCGAAAGCTAATCAGATTAAGCTTCAAAATTTAAACTCTAACTTTAGATTGACTAAAAACTACTCTTTTAGGATGACGTTTAAATCTCTTAAATTGATTAAATTATATTTAAATCTTCTTCAAGATTACTAATAGATTCAAGCTAAAAAATAAAAACTAATTTACAAAAGGATTAACTATGCAAGACGTACCAAAAAATGCTAAAGAAGGCGATTATTATAAAACTGAGGAAATTCCAGCAGAAGCTAGAGACGCTGTACCTAACGAAGAAAGACTAAGCCCAAAAGAAAGAAATCTAACCGCTAATCCAGGCGATCGCATTTCTGATGAGCCTCAGACAATTGAAGAAAAAGCAGAACAAATTGCAGTAGATTCACCTGATATCACTGGCGACCATATTAAAGTACCAACTTATTTTGTAGTTGACGAACCTGATGGTGAAGAAAAAGCACTTCATCATGTTAAAGATGCAGAAGAAATTTCAGATGTAATTCGCCAAGCAAGAGTAGATGAGGATGGTAATCGCACTTGGTGGTAAGTAATTTAATTGGGGAAAAAGTTAAATAATTGCTCTTTTTCCCTAGTTAAATCTTTCGGCATTATTCATAAATTTTTATTTTTTAAAATTTTAAATTTGATCTAAATTATTTTAATTATTAACGCGATCTTAGCGTAACCAAGGTACAGAGAGATCGCAACAAAATTAAATAAGGCTTGCTGAAAATTAGTTCTTAATTGTATTTATTATCTACACTCAAAACTTCCGAGCTATTCTAAAGATGATTGAGTTGATAATTTTTACAGATGGCTCATTCCCACCACCATCATTCACACGAACACCAGGTTACTAATTTCAATCGCGCTTTCGCGCTCGCTACAAGTTTAAATATTGGTTTTGTAGTAGTAGAAGCTTTATTTGGTTTTTTTACAAGTTCTTTGGCATTATTGGCTGATGCAGGACACAATCTTAGTGATGTGCTTGGACTTTTACTCGCTTGGGGAGCGAGTTGGTTGGCGCAACGCCCTCCTAGTAAACGTTATACCTATGGATTAAGACGTTCCTCAATTCTTGCTGCTTTAATTAACTCGGTTGTTTTGTTGGTAGCGATGGGTGGTATTACTTGGGAAGCTATTCACAGATTGACTAATCCTACCCCTATTTCTGGAACTACAATCATTGGAGTTGCCCTCATTGGAGTAGCCATCAATACAGCTACGGCACTACTATTTATTTCGGGTAGAGAACAAGATTTAAATATTAAGGGCGCATTTTTACACATGGCAGCAGACGCACTTGTTTCTGTAGGTGTTGTCTTAGCAGGGATTGCCATTTTAACTACTGGTTGGCTGTGGTTCGATCCTGCCATCAGTTTAATTATTGTCATTGTTGTAGTGGTGGGAACTTGGCAGCTACTCAAAGATGCTCTCAATTTGTCTTTAGATGCAGTCCCTAATCATATCGAACCTGCTGCCGTCAAAACTTTTTTAACTCAACTTCCTGGAGTTGCCCAAGTTCACGACTTGCATATTTGGGCAATGAGTACCACTGAAACTGCCTTAACTGTCCATTTAGTGATGCCTGAAGGACATCCAGGCGAGATGTTCGCTCCTTGCAGTCGTGATCGCTTTTTAGCCTATGTTTGTCAAGAACTTCACGATCATTTTGGCATCGAACACAGCACTATTCAGATCGAAATTAAAGATTCGGAAGGTTGTTGTATTTATGAACCCGAACACAAAGTTTAAAAACTATGGTTATTTTAGGAGAATATTTCAATGTTAGAGTATCGACAAAATCAAAATTCTAATCTCATCGGGATTAAAGTTGATGGCAAAATTACTAAAAACGATTTTACCGAACTCGTTCACAAGTTAGAAGCTGCAATTAATAACTACGGACAAATTCGTATTTTACTTGAATTTATTCAAATGCAAGGATTAGAAGCTAGTGCTTTTTGGGAAGACTTACGCTTTAGCTTGACTCATTTTAAAGATATCAGTCGCTATGCAGTAGTAGGAGAGCAAACTTGGTTACAAGCTTGGACAACTCTTGTTAAACCGTTTCTTCCCTGTGAAATCAAATATTTTAAGCCCAATGAACTTGAAGAAGCATGGCATTGGTTAGAAAGTTCGACTAGTTTTTCAGAAGATTAAAGAATTTATTTTTTCTGCATTTATAGCAAGCGCGTAACCAATGGTGATCACTCTTGGATTAATCATCTAAAACTTGATCAGAAAATATACAAGTATTTTTGCCTAAGTACTTAATTAGAACTGAAGTTTGATTTCGCTCAGTTGTGGTAATTTTTTTCTCTCTTTCCTATTCTCTTTCTTTACGATAAGTTCTCTTAAATAAAATAGGATCGCTAAATAGACCGTTTTAACTTAAATCATTTGAGGTTAGAGAAAGTATCATGACGATCGAGTTAAAGTATCAAGCTTTGACAACCTCTCTTTTGCTTTGTAGCAATCTATTGTTTCTCATGGAAGCTCAAGCTCGACCGAAGGTAGGATTTGAGAATAATGCTTCAACCCAACCAACAGTTGCAGGAGGCACAACTTTTAGCTGTATTCCGCAAGGTAACAACTACGCTACTGTAGGTCAAAAAGCTGACAGAGAACCAGTTCCCTTAATTGTTTGGACACCCAAAGGATCGAATCATTTTGGTGAAAAATATCCTCCTCAAACTCGCTGCCAAATAGTTACCCAAAAATTAAACGCAGCCATTAATGCGAATGGTGGCACGATGAAAAACTTGTTATTGACTAACGGTATGGTAAACAGTCAAACCGTAATTTGTACTCTTAGGCAACAAGAAAATGCTTGTAACCCTGGTAACACATTGTTTACGCTCAAACCAGAAAATGCGAGCCGTTCTGGAGAGATAATCTCCCAATTAATGCAAATTGGTCGCTATGGTAGCAGTGCAGGATTTATTCAGGAAACTAGCGGTCAAGTTTATGTGGATTTAGGAGACTGGGAAAATAAAGTTTTTTAAGCAATTACAATTGTTTTTCTCCCGTTAACCATTTATTTTGACATTTTGTTTAATGATCACTAGTTTTTTAGGAGGATTATTATCCTTTTTTCATTCACAATCGATCCCTAAAGTTGAGCATAGGCCTAATCATACTGACAATTTGCAACTCCAATTAATTAGCAACCGTCTCTTTCAAGAGCAGTCTGTAGAGGAGATTGCGAAACAAGTAACAGTCAGAATTCTCACAGATTCAGGTTTAGGTTCAGGTGCGATCATTGCTCGTCAGGGTCAGACTTATACTATACTGACTAATCATCATGTGGTGACAAGTAGTCTCAATCAAGCATATACCGTTTTAACTGATGATGGACAAAGACATCAAGCTCAATGGTTGCAATCTAGTCAGTTTGGTACTTTAGATGTAGCTTTGCTCCAATTTACTAGTAATAATTCTTATCGGGTTGTCAAAATAGGAGACTCAAAACAACTTTCCGTTGGCAATCTCATCTATGCTTCAGGATTTCCTGCTTGGCATTTTACTAGAGAGGGCAATAAAATAACCGCCCTGGAAGATACCCGTCATTGGGGATTAAGAGCTTTTCGTTTTACTAAAGGAAGAGTAGGGATGTTACCAGAGCAAGCATTATCTGGAGGATATCAAATCGGCTATAGCAATGATGTAGTTGAAGGCATGAGTGGTGGGCCAGTTTTTAATGAACAAGCTGAATTAATTGGAATTAATGGCATGTTGAAATATCCTCTGCAAGATACTCAGGCAATCGTTTTTGTTGATGGGACGGCTCCTTCAGAACAACTTTTTCAGCAGATGGAAACTTTAAGCTGGGCTATTCCTATCAATGAAATTCATTATCAAATTGAAACTTTGAACGGAGAAAGTGCAGTCATAGAAAATGAATTACTTCGAGAATAATGATAATCAAAAAATTTAAGATGAGTTTTGCGAGTTTTAATTTTCCCACTAAGTGGCTGGGAAGTACATTAATAGTCACTTTGTTAGCGGTTAGTTTCCCAACAATTGTAACCGCCAAAAGCAAAAGCGAGATTGCTCAAACGGCTAAAACTTTGACAGTACAAATTAATAGTAATGGCAATTCGCCAGGAGGTTCTGGAGTCATTGTTGCTAGAGATGGTAATACTTATACAGTAATCACTGCCAATCATGTAGTATGCGATGCGATTCCTCGACCAGGCTCTGTGGTTTGTCGTCAAGATATTGTTTATACTGTTCGTACTTACACTGGTCAAGAATATCCTTTAAGTTTAGTAGAACATTTCCAGCAACATCCCAACGATTCCGATCTAGCCATTGTCACCTTTGAAAGCTCTGAAGAATATCCAGTCGCCCAGTTAGGAAATTCTGAGCAAGCTGCGATCGCTTCAGATGTTTATGTGGCTGGTTTTCCAGCAGCTTTTGGTAAAACAGGAGCGCAACGAGACTTTACCTTGACTACAGGTGCAGTTGCTTCTCTTGCTACTAATGCGATTAACGGCTATAGTCTGATCTACGATGCCAGAACTAAAACAGGGATGAGTGGAGGTCCAGTTTTTAATTCTGAAGGTCAATTGCTTGGTATTCATGGCTTAGGAGATACTAATATTCCTCAAACAGGCAATTTATCAGATGCTCAAAAATCTGGTTTTAATGCTGGTATTCCCATTAATACTTTTAAGCAGTTGTGTCCCAAATTTGAACATTGCCCAACAATTCAAGAAAATGAAGAAAAAACACGAAATTCAGTAGAACAACCAACCACAGAATCAACGGTTACTAATCTAGATAACCCTCAATCAGCTAGAGATTACTACAAAAAAGGTCTTTCTCTACAAGCACGAGGCGATTATCAGCAAGCGATCGCTCAATATACTCAGGCACTGCAACTGGCTCCAGATCGAAGTACAGCCCTATCAACTTTTTTAAATCGAGGATCTGCCTATTTAAATCTTCAAAATTGGCAAGCAGCGATTGATGATTACGATCAAGCCTTAAAAATTGATCGCAATGAAGCGACAGCCTATAACGAAAGGGGTGAAGCTCGTCAGCAATTAGGAGATTTAGAGGGAGCGATGAGCGATTACACTCAAGCAATTAATCTTGACCCCAATTTATCTTATGCCTATAATAACCGAGCTTTTATCCTAAATCGTCAAGGAGATTTAGCAAGAGCTAAAGCAGATTTGAAAAAGGCTGCCGAGTTACTCTTGGCTGAGGGACAAAGGGATCAATATCAAATTGTGGTGAATAATATCGAAACAGTCGAACGTAATCAAAGAGTTCAGCCTGAGACAGCTAATTCTGATCCTAATTTGTCACTGATTCAACAGTGGGAATTGAACTCTGTACCTTGTAGCGATCGCGCAGTTTCTATTTTTATTGATGGCAAAGAATATTGTACCGAACCGACTGATTGGCTGAGTTTGGGTAAATATAAATATATTCGTAATGATGATAGATTAGAACCGATTACTAAACCACCAGCTACTTCTAATTCTCAAACTCTGGCAATTTCACCTCAATTTACTTTTACTAGCGTGTGGGACTATGGTAACTGTCTAGAAGATATTATTCAGCTTTATCTTGGGGTCGATCAATTCAAACAACGAGGAAGAATCGGCAATTGTTTGGCAGATGTGTTTGAAATCTACCAAAATCAGGGACTATCTCAAGTACAAGCTTTAGAGTTGATTCGTGCTGCTGACAAATATGCCACTTCTCAATTAAATCCTTCCCTTTATCCTCCTCAAGGACAACGAAGACGAATTAATAAAATGTTTGGTTTTACCTATCAAATCGATAAAACACCTTGAGAAGTTGGTTTATAAAGCCCAATCAGAATTGTCTTCAGGTTGCTGTTGAGGTTGGGGTTGGGGTTGAGGTTGCGGTTGGGATGAGTCAAAGTCGTCTACGGGCATATTGCCATAATGTTGGTTAGGTGTTTGATTTTCCGAAGGCTTATAAGTTGATTTTGGCTGAAAATCAGTAACTTCTGGTGATTTTTCTTCCACAGAATTAGGAGTTTCTGAAGGCTGAGAATCAGTAGCCTCTGGGGATTTTTCTTCCACAGGATTGGTATTTTTTGGTTCTTGGGTTGTCGGAATTATAGTAGGATTGGGAGTCACTGGTGGGGAAGCCACAGCGATCGCTTTTTCTGCTTCACTAATAATTGCTTCAGCTTGTTCTTGCCAATAGCTAGAAGTAGAGGTTTGAACTTGAGTTGCTGTTTGTTTGGCTTCTTGCCAGTTTTGCTGTTGGAGTGCCTCCTGAGCGTTAGCAATCAGATTTTTATTAGTATCGGATTCGGTTTTCCAGCGATCGCTTTCGGTTTGAGTTTGAGATTTAATCGAACTATTTTCTGGTATTTGTTTAATTAATTCGAGTGCTTCTTCCAGTTTTCCTTCTGTTGTATACATTGCTGTAGCCTCTTGGAAAAGCTGTTGTGACCATTGATTAGTTAATTGTTCAATTTCACCAACAAAAGAAGTATTTTGAGGTAATTGGGCAATAATAGCTAAAGCTTCTCCATAATTGAGAGATTGTGCTTGTTGTTTTGCCATTCCTAAACCACACTGAACCTGGAACTGTGATTTTTCTGGTTCTGGTAAGCTAATGGTTTGAGTGGCATCGGTTGTGGTAACTTGTTGATAACATTGGGTATATTGATTTTGAGCAATTAAAGTATTAAGTTGTTGAACCTGTTGATTGAGATTTTGTCGTTCTACTTGAGTATTGTTTTGATTTAACCAATATATTCCTCCCGCAGCACTACCTAAAGCGATCGCACTAGCCAACACGATTAAGCTTTTACGGTTGGATTTTTTAGGAGTATTAGTTTTACCTGTAATAGGATTGCCGACAGATGTTTCTTTGGAAAGATTTTGTCCTGAAGAATGGTTGGAGGAATTAGGCTCAAAATTCCTCGGTGGTAAAGAATCTTGAGTAGATAAAGATTCAGAAGGATAAAAATTGTTGGTTTGCGTTGGCAAAGATAATTTTTGCTCAATGACAGAAGAGTTAGATGCAGAACTAAGATTAGATTTGGATTGATTAGAATTAATCAGAGTGGGAGGTTCTTCTGAAGTAGGAACAGTCTGACTCAACAAAGAATTATTTACTCTAACTGTTGGAGTAGCTCTAACTGATCCAGTAGATGGAACAATAGTTGCAGAATAAGCGTTGAGCGCATTTAAAGCTTCTTGAGCAGAACGATAGCGATCGCCATAATGATAGCGTACCATTTTAGCGATAATTGCTCCTAGTCGGGGACTGACTCGAGCTTGAGGTTGCCAGCGTAACTCACCGTATTCGTCTTCTGAAAGTTCTAAAGGATGAATTTTTGTCAAAGCTTGAATAGCAATCATTCCTAAAGCATAGAGATCGCTACTAGGACGAGGTTTACCAATTGCCTGTTCGGTTGGCATATAACCTTTGGTTCCTACTGCTATAGTGGCAGCCATAAGCTGCGATTGAGTCATAACAAATTCTTTAACTGTCCCAAAATCCACTAACACCAATTTGCGATCGCTATTGCGACGAATTAGATTATCAGGTTTCACATCGCGGTGAATTACGCCTTGGCTATGAATAAAATGAAGAATATTCAAACAGTCTTTTAGTAGTTCGACTACAGCATTTTCTGACCAAATCGAACCTGATTTTAATTCTTGACTAAGAGTATGACCTTCAATATATTCTTGGACTAAATAAAATTGTTGCTCTTCTTCAAAATAGGCTACCAGACGAGGAATTTGAGGATGATTTAACTTGTTAAGGGTTTCTCCTTCTTTTTGAAATAAGCGTCTAGCAACATTTAAAAAATTTGGATCGTTAATTTGAGGATAAAGTTGTTTGACTACACAGCGATTATGATTAGGGAGATCGATATCTTTCGCCAGATAAGTCTTTCCAAAGCCACCTTTGGCGATATATCGAATAATTTGATATCGCGAAGCTAGAATTTTACCCTGCATAATCTTCTAAACAGTCAAAGTTAGTATCTAACTTAATTTAAGTACAATACTGATAAAAATTGGCAAAGCCTCAAAATTTCGGAGAAAAGTATTTATTAATACAGAAATAATTTTATAATTAAAGTAAAGAACTAAAGGAAATGAGTTTATGTCTATTGAAACAAAAGCTCGCGCTCTTCTCAATCGTCATCATCAAATGATTCGTAACCGCGAACAATCAATGTTGCTAAGAACTGCAACAGAAATCGGTTTTGATGTTGATACAACTCACTACCATAGCCACATCCAAGGCAAAACTCCAGCCCAATTTAGCCAAGCTTATCACCGTAGTCGAAGCACAATGAGTTAGGGTAGTTGGATTTAAATAAAAAATATTTACTCAAGCTTAGAAAGCTATCGGAAGATGGTATGGTCAAGCTTAAAAGACAATCTCAAGAAATTAAATCTTTTCAACCAAAGAAAGAAATAGTTGCGCCAAACAATTGTGGTGATAGTTACCAGTTTCCTCTTAAAGCCTTATCAGATCAGCAATTAAAGGTAGCTTTAAAGAATTTAGAAGGATGGCAACTTCAACAAGGTAAACTACATCGTCAATTTTGTTTTAGTTCCTTTGAAAAAGCACTGGGCTTTCTGTCAGGACTAGCTTTAAGTGCGAAAAGGATAGAACATAGTTTGGAAGAATCTAATTTATACAATTGTGTCACTGTCGAGCTAATCACTCCTGAATTAGGTGGGATCACTTATTTAGATTTGCAATTAGCCTACAAGGCTAATGAACTAGCGCGTCTGCTTAATGCCTCAGTGCGATCGCATTATTTAGATTTATTGATATTTTAAAAAGATATAGCAACCAAATTATCGATTAAAACAAGTTATGGAACGTAGAGGCGAACGGCGGTTCGCAAGGGGAGGACGCGATGTCGCCCGCAGGTGGCGACATTACAGCCGTCCGTGCTGTGGCGTGAATTCGATTCACGCCCTTGTACGCCCCGCCCTTACACAATTTATGTGTTTCCACCTTTAACCCAGACAAGCAGCCAAATCTTGGTCAGGAGTGGTAATTGGTTTAAGGTTATAAGTATCTGCTAGTAATTTGAGGACATTAGCAGAAAGGAACGCAGGAAGAGTTGGTCCTAA includes these proteins:
- a CDS encoding transaldolase, encoding MTKNALVEIDNYGQSIWMDYLNRIAIASGELEQMIVNYRLRGITSNPSIFEQAIVGNQVYDADIEAGIKAGKSVKDIYESLIFEDIRNACDLLRPIYEESGGQNGYVSIEVSPHLARDTAGTIEEALQFYHAIARENVMIKIPGTPEGFPAVERIIGQGINVNITLLFSVQSYEDAAWAYIRGLEERVAKHQPIDKLASVASFFLSRIDSKIDNLIDERLKNIGTEDLSEAARLEQIKGKVAIANAKIAYQKFKEIISSDCWQALQQKGANVQRLLWASTSTKNPHYSDVMYVEQLIAPNTVNTMPLATIEACADHCHPVPNQIETNLEEAYHLIESLKDPDLNIDLDHVMSELLEEGIDKFVQPYDSVLESLEEKVKQLSPV
- a CDS encoding cation diffusion facilitator family transporter translates to MAHSHHHHSHEHQVTNFNRAFALATSLNIGFVVVEALFGFFTSSLALLADAGHNLSDVLGLLLAWGASWLAQRPPSKRYTYGLRRSSILAALINSVVLLVAMGGITWEAIHRLTNPTPISGTTIIGVALIGVAINTATALLFISGREQDLNIKGAFLHMAADALVSVGVVLAGIAILTTGWLWFDPAISLIIVIVVVVGTWQLLKDALNLSLDAVPNHIEPAAVKTFLTQLPGVAQVHDLHIWAMSTTETALTVHLVMPEGHPGEMFAPCSRDRFLAYVCQELHDHFGIEHSTIQIEIKDSEGCCIYEPEHKV
- a CDS encoding peptidase S1 and S6, chymotrypsin/Hap, whose product is MITSFLGGLLSFFHSQSIPKVEHRPNHTDNLQLQLISNRLFQEQSVEEIAKQVTVRILTDSGLGSGAIIARQGQTYTILTNHHVVTSSLNQAYTVLTDDGQRHQAQWLQSSQFGTLDVALLQFTSNNSYRVVKIGDSKQLSVGNLIYASGFPAWHFTREGNKITALEDTRHWGLRAFRFTKGRVGMLPEQALSGGYQIGYSNDVVEGMSGGPVFNEQAELIGINGMLKYPLQDTQAIVFVDGTAPSEQLFQQMETLSWAIPINEIHYQIETLNGESAVIENELLRE
- a CDS encoding TPR domain protein — encoded protein: MSFASFNFPTKWLGSTLIVTLLAVSFPTIVTAKSKSEIAQTAKTLTVQINSNGNSPGGSGVIVARDGNTYTVITANHVVCDAIPRPGSVVCRQDIVYTVRTYTGQEYPLSLVEHFQQHPNDSDLAIVTFESSEEYPVAQLGNSEQAAIASDVYVAGFPAAFGKTGAQRDFTLTTGAVASLATNAINGYSLIYDARTKTGMSGGPVFNSEGQLLGIHGLGDTNIPQTGNLSDAQKSGFNAGIPINTFKQLCPKFEHCPTIQENEEKTRNSVEQPTTESTVTNLDNPQSARDYYKKGLSLQARGDYQQAIAQYTQALQLAPDRSTALSTFLNRGSAYLNLQNWQAAIDDYDQALKIDRNEATAYNERGEARQQLGDLEGAMSDYTQAINLDPNLSYAYNNRAFILNRQGDLARAKADLKKAAELLLAEGQRDQYQIVVNNIETVERNQRVQPETANSDPNLSLIQQWELNSVPCSDRAVSIFIDGKEYCTEPTDWLSLGKYKYIRNDDRLEPITKPPATSNSQTLAISPQFTFTSVWDYGNCLEDIIQLYLGVDQFKQRGRIGNCLADVFEIYQNQGLSQVQALELIRAADKYATSQLNPSLYPPQGQRRRINKMFGFTYQIDKTP
- a CDS encoding serine/threonine protein kinase; amino-acid sequence: MQGKILASRYQIIRYIAKGGFGKTYLAKDIDLPNHNRCVVKQLYPQINDPNFLNVARRLFQKEGETLNKLNHPQIPRLVAYFEEEQQFYLVQEYIEGHTLSQELKSGSIWSENAVVELLKDCLNILHFIHSQGVIHRDVKPDNLIRRNSDRKLVLVDFGTVKEFVMTQSQLMAATIAVGTKGYMPTEQAIGKPRPSSDLYALGMIAIQALTKIHPLELSEDEYGELRWQPQARVSPRLGAIIAKMVRYHYGDRYRSAQEALNALNAYSATIVPSTGSVRATPTVRVNNSLLSQTVPTSEEPPTLINSNQSKSNLSSASNSSVIEQKLSLPTQTNNFYPSESLSTQDSLPPRNFEPNSSNHSSGQNLSKETSVGNPITGKTNTPKKSNRKSLIVLASAIALGSAAGGIYWLNQNNTQVERQNLNQQVQQLNTLIAQNQYTQCYQQVTTTDATQTISLPEPEKSQFQVQCGLGMAKQQAQSLNYGEALAIIAQLPQNTSFVGEIEQLTNQWSQQLFQEATAMYTTEGKLEEALELIKQIPENSSIKSQTQTESDRWKTESDTNKNLIANAQEALQQQNWQEAKQTATQVQTSTSSYWQEQAEAIISEAEKAIAVASPPVTPNPTIIPTTQEPKNTNPVEEKSPEATDSQPSETPNSVEEKSPEVTDFQPKSTYKPSENQTPNQHYGNMPVDDFDSSQPQPQPQPQPQQQPEDNSDWAL
- a CDS encoding glutamine synthetase inactivating factor IF7 — its product is MSIETKARALLNRHHQMIRNREQSMLLRTATEIGFDVDTTHYHSHIQGKTPAQFSQAYHRSRSTMS
- a CDS encoding pterin-4a-carbinolamine dehydratase; its protein translation is MVKLKRQSQEIKSFQPKKEIVAPNNCGDSYQFPLKALSDQQLKVALKNLEGWQLQQGKLHRQFCFSSFEKALGFLSGLALSAKRIEHSLEESNLYNCVTVELITPELGGITYLDLQLAYKANELARLLNASVRSHYLDLLIF